Proteins encoded within one genomic window of Sminthopsis crassicaudata isolate SCR6 chromosome X, ASM4859323v1, whole genome shotgun sequence:
- the C1GALT1C1 gene encoding C1GALT1-specific chaperone 1: MLFESSSFLKGMMLGSIFCALVTMLGHIRIGHENLTHHEHHHLQALSKEDFLKISEAERVELVKSIRVYCMILVKPKDVGRWAAVKDTWTKHCDKVEFFCTESIKVFESINLETNDMWTMMRKAYKYAYDKYKDEYNWFFLARPTTFAVIENLKFFLLKRDATQPFYIGHTVKSGELEYVDVEGGIVLSIESLKRLNGLLSDPEKCPEQGGMIWKVSEDKQLAVCLKYSGVFAENAEDSEGKDVFNTKSVGFLIKEAMSNNPQQVVEGCCSDMAVTFNDLAPNQMHVMMYGVYRLRAYGHTFNDALVFLPPNGSDND; the protein is encoded by the coding sequence atgctttttgaaagCAGTTCATTTTTGAAGGGTATGATGCTTGGAAGCATTTTCTGTGCTTTGGTTACTATGCTAGGACACATTAGGATTGGTCATGAAAATTTAACTCATCATGAGCACCATCACCTTCAAGCACTTAGCAAAGAAGACTTTTTGAAAATTTCTGAAGCTGAACGCGTGGAACTGGTTAAGAGTATTCGCGTATACTGTATGATTCTTGTCAAACCCAAAGATGTGGGTCGTTGGGCGGCTGTGAAAGACACTTGGACCAAACACTGTGACAAAGTAGAGTTCTTCTGTACTGAAAGTATTAAGGTGTTTGAGTCAATTAATCTCGAAACAAATGACATGTGGACAATGATGAGAAAAGCATATAAATATGCCTATGATAAGTATAAAGACGAATACAACTGGTTCTTCCTTGCCCGACCTACTACATTTGCTGTAATTGAAAATTTGAAGTTTTTCTTGTTGAAAAGAGACGCGACACAGCCGTTTTATATAGGCCATACTgtaaaatctggagagcttgagtATGTGGATGTTGAAGGAGGAATTGTCTTAAGTATAGAATCACTAAAAAGACTGAACGGCCTTCTCAGTGACCCCGAAAAGTGTCCTGAACAAGGAGGTATGATTTGGAAGGTATCTGAAGATAAGCAGCTAGCAGTCTGCTTGAAATATTCGGGAGTGTTTGCAGAAAATGCTGAAGATTCCGAAGGAAAAGATGTATTTAACACCAAATCAGTTGGGTTTCTTATTAAAGAGGCAATGTCTAATAACCCCCAGCAAGTAGTAGAAGGATGCTGTTCAGACATGGCCGTCACTTTTAATGACCTGGCTCCCAACCAGATGCATGTGATGATGTATGGCGTATACCGGCTTAGGGCATATGGACACACTTTTAATGACGCATTAGTTTTCTTACCTCCAAATGGGTCAGACAATGACTGA